The Periophthalmus magnuspinnatus isolate fPerMag1 chromosome 15, fPerMag1.2.pri, whole genome shotgun sequence genomic sequence AGAaagaacagctgaatggtttttcgcctgtgtgtgttcttctgTGAGCATTTAGAGAACCAATGGTGGTAAATGTTTTGTTACAGGTTGAACAACCGTAAGGCTTCTCCCCTGTGTGTGATCttatatgtacatttaaatcatattttgtgGAAAATGTCTTATTACAAATAGAACAACTAAAaggtctctctcctgtgtgaattcTAATGTGTCGTTCTAAACTCTGTTTAGTCCCTTTTATTGTCTTTGTACAAAAAGGGCACTGCTGCGTCTTGCCTTCAGCTCCTTCGGCTGTTCTAGACTTGTTTCCATTGTTCACAGTAGTACTGGTCTCTGGTGTAGACTTGTATTCAGGGGACAGCCCGGAGTTTTGCGCAGCTCGGTCTTGGTTGTCATGGTCGTCATCATCTGAATAACTAAATGGAGCTCCACAGTCTTCATCCTTGTCAGGATCAGAAGAGTGCTCCGTGTCTCCCTCAGGCTCTGAGTGCAACAGTCGCTCTGCGCTGATatcctctccctgtgtctcctcttTGGGCTGAGCTTGTTGAAGTGAGAACTCTTCTGTTTTTACACAAACAGCAAAAGATTCTGGGACAcaactgaaaaaacatgaaaatagaaTCATGTAAATCTAATATTaagtttttaatatttaatttgggTTAAGTAAACATCAGTTTAATGCATTTAAATGGCGGATCTTACACTGGTAACggctcttcctcctgtttgacgctcggttcctctggctcctctttaatctgtAAAATCTCTGGGATTTCCTGCTTCAGATCCTGGTCCAGACCAAGCTCAGGACTCGATAAGGATTCCACTTTCAGCTTCTTCTCTGCATCTGTGAGAATGAAGCCGTCGAGAAAAGGTTTGGGCAATGGCCGCTTCTTTGGGGTTGCCATGGGCACCAatagactgaaaaataaaacaaataataaggaTCCAAGCATTaacaataaatgtaataataaatgcaacattTCTTCTTGAAACGTAAAGAAGGAAATAGGATTTTAAATTTAACTTGTCGTCCCTCGTATGGCTATACCATATCATTTCATAAAGTTGTATTTCATCCCTATGggtttttgtcacttgtagacttactcaaaGTAAGATGAGCTAGAGTAttgttacactgtaaaatacaAAAGATTGTAATTGGTTTAACAGGTATacacatttcaaaatttgcCCTCCCCCATTTTTAAGTCAATGGGCCCAGCTCAATGGCACATGTCTCTAGTTTAGCCTTTAGGGCAGTCCTGAGTGAAGTCGTGTAGTACTTGAACTGGCAGGGGCCACTGAAGGTAGCACACCAGACCAGAAAAAAGATTTACACAGTTTACATAAGacatgactaggaacagtagataatgagAGTTGTTTAGAAGCAAGAGTTGTTTTCGTATTTAGTTCCGCTTTAAGTCATGTCGTCGTGCTTGGTACCACATAAAGCCTATGTCTGTGTTTATAATTGTTTAAGAGTGGAGACAGAGCAGCTCTACCACAGTAAAATGCCTTTTTATCCCtcgcgtcactacttcctgtccaactGTAGGCCCCATCCCTATGAGCTTTTTGCTGAGTCGagctaaaatgaatgaaaacatatttaagaCAGCGAATAGCGAGCTGGAGGATTTCACAGACAACATGTCAGAGACTAAACAAATGAGATGACTACATCACCGGAGGACAAT encodes the following:
- the LOC129456850 gene encoding zinc finger protein OZF-like gives rise to the protein MATPKKRPLPKPFLDGFILTDAEKKLKVESLSSPELGLDQDLKQEIPEILQIKEEPEEPSVKQEEEPLPVCVPESFAVCVKTEEFSLQQAQPKEETQGEDISAERLLHSEPEGDTEHSSDPDKDEDCGAPFSYSDDDDHDNQDRAAQNSGLSPEYKSTPETSTTVNNGNKSRTAEGAEGKTQQCPFCTKTIKGTKQSLERHIRIHTGERPFSCSICNKTFSTKYDLNVHIRSHTGEKPYGCSTCNKTFTTIGSLNAHRRTHTGEKPFSCSFCKREFNQVGGLNRHMRLHTGEKFSCPICEKEYTQLIGLKRHMSLHTGENTFSCSTCNKTFPTESSLSLHIRTHTGEKPYSCLTCNKTFTQVGALNAHRRTHTGEKTFSCSICNKEFAHLSGLNRHMRQHTGEKPFSCSICNKTFSQIGNLNAHRRTHTGEKPFSCSICNKEFAKADGLKYHMRQHTGEKPFGCSICNKAFSHKSNLNTHIKIHKTNL